A window from Pseudooceanicola algae encodes these proteins:
- a CDS encoding acyl-CoA dehydrogenase family protein, translated as MSDLLAQAAPPQAAPLPAPGALPDVTLDEVLAEIRSRRSEFEAKAHVPRDMVAKLKAIGAYRGIVPARLGGDALPPQDYLKLIEKLAAADASTGWVASFGISCTYLAALTPAVFDQIYSNDPNTTFAGAMFPPQIAVPEGDGLRVSGRWPWCSGSMGADVIAVGIKIEGEKTPLPRAAVFPAAEVTIDQTWDTIGLRGTGSHDVVLDGALVDMDWTFIRGGKPQQDDPIYRYPTVALAAHAVAVVALGAAREALDWLKSDAAQKASITGAPNPGARPYVQADLAKAEARLRGARAHFFETIEEAWDQLLTKGEVDPELTLRTRLVSTHAAHDGAEAARMAFALGGSDSMRAGHTLGRCMIDSACAAQHAFMNTGTWTSAGAGMFGQPTPPGFP; from the coding sequence ATGTCCGATCTGCTTGCCCAAGCCGCGCCCCCGCAGGCCGCCCCGCTGCCCGCGCCCGGCGCGCTGCCGGATGTCACCCTTGACGAGGTCCTGGCCGAGATCCGATCCCGGCGGTCGGAATTCGAGGCCAAGGCCCATGTCCCCCGCGACATGGTGGCAAAGCTCAAGGCCATCGGCGCCTATCGCGGTATCGTGCCCGCACGTCTTGGTGGCGATGCCCTGCCGCCACAGGATTACCTGAAACTGATTGAAAAACTCGCCGCCGCCGATGCCTCGACCGGCTGGGTCGCAAGCTTCGGCATTTCCTGCACCTACCTTGCGGCCCTGACGCCGGCGGTCTTCGACCAGATCTATTCCAACGACCCCAATACCACCTTTGCCGGGGCGATGTTCCCGCCGCAGATCGCGGTGCCCGAAGGTGATGGACTGCGGGTTTCCGGGCGCTGGCCCTGGTGCTCGGGGTCCATGGGGGCGGACGTGATCGCGGTCGGCATCAAGATCGAGGGCGAAAAGACGCCCCTTCCCCGCGCCGCCGTCTTTCCCGCCGCCGAGGTGACCATCGACCAGACCTGGGACACCATCGGGCTGCGCGGCACCGGATCGCATGACGTGGTGCTGGACGGGGCGCTGGTCGACATGGACTGGACCTTTATCCGCGGGGGCAAGCCGCAGCAGGACGACCCGATCTATCGCTACCCCACCGTGGCCCTTGCCGCCCATGCAGTTGCTGTCGTCGCCCTTGGCGCGGCCCGCGAGGCGCTCGACTGGCTGAAATCGGACGCGGCGCAGAAGGCCTCGATCACCGGGGCGCCGAACCCCGGGGCGCGGCCCTATGTGCAGGCCGATCTGGCCAAGGCCGAAGCCCGCCTGCGCGGTGCCCGCGCGCATTTCTTCGAAACCATCGAGGAAGCCTGGGACCAGTTGCTGACCAAGGGCGAAGTCGATCCCGAACTGACCCTGCGCACGCGTCTTGTGTCCACCCATGCCGCTCATGACGGGGCCGAGGCCGCGCGCATGGCCTTTGCCCTTGGCGGATCGGATTCGATGCGCGCCGGCCATACCCTTGGCCGCTGCATGATCGACAGCGCCTGTGCCGCGCAACATGCCTTCATGAACACCGGGACCTGGACCAGCGCCGGGGCGGGCATGTTCGGCCAGCCGACCCCGCCCGGCTTTCCCTGA
- a CDS encoding aromatic ring-hydroxylating oxygenase subunit alpha: MTLDSVTKDPQYAALAKGDRVATPLYEDPAIFDVEMEKIFGKAWVWVAHESEVPGKGNFKLSWVGTQPVIVSRDRKGALHVLVNRCRHRAASVCEVKKGKTSSFQCPYHGWGYALDGSLRAIPYAEGYAGEFDKSQLGLRQLRVGTYQGMIFATFDQEAEPLEDFLGNAKPWIDLFMKQGGGFPIKTLGEHQFKVPMNWKIQLENTTDAYHFPVVHKSFLQSLDGETNQTFSFMDDDDGWVEDLGNGHSVMVMMPELIDLDENLDEPIPERFKALAASLEDRYDDAQIRRIVRAVGGCGFNLNLFPNAGCSLSFFRILRPVSVAETEIRHIALGMDGGPAEANQMRLRLHEHFQGPMGFGSPDDAEVWERVQRGSAGGVDMDVMVHRGLGLEEDSPNGLPKGDISAETGMRAAYAKWQEMMA; this comes from the coding sequence ATGACCCTCGACAGCGTCACCAAGGACCCGCAATACGCCGCCCTCGCCAAGGGCGATCGCGTCGCCACGCCGCTTTACGAAGACCCGGCCATCTTCGATGTCGAGATGGAAAAGATCTTTGGCAAGGCCTGGGTCTGGGTGGCGCATGAAAGCGAAGTGCCCGGCAAGGGCAACTTCAAGCTGTCCTGGGTCGGCACCCAGCCGGTGATCGTGTCGCGGGACCGCAAGGGCGCCCTGCATGTGCTGGTCAACCGCTGCCGCCACCGCGCGGCCTCGGTCTGCGAGGTGAAGAAGGGCAAGACGTCGTCCTTCCAGTGCCCCTATCACGGCTGGGGCTATGCGCTGGACGGATCGCTGCGCGCAATTCCCTATGCCGAAGGCTACGCGGGCGAATTCGACAAGTCCCAGCTGGGCCTGCGTCAACTGCGGGTCGGGACCTACCAGGGCATGATCTTTGCGACCTTCGACCAGGAGGCCGAGCCGCTGGAGGATTTCCTGGGCAACGCCAAGCCCTGGATCGACCTGTTCATGAAACAGGGCGGTGGTTTCCCGATCAAGACGCTGGGGGAACATCAGTTCAAGGTGCCGATGAACTGGAAGATCCAGCTGGAAAACACCACCGACGCCTATCACTTCCCGGTGGTACACAAGTCCTTCCTGCAATCGCTTGACGGCGAGACCAACCAGACGTTTTCCTTCATGGATGACGATGACGGCTGGGTCGAGGATCTGGGCAACGGCCATTCCGTCATGGTCATGATGCCCGAGCTGATCGACCTGGACGAGAACCTGGACGAGCCCATCCCCGAGCGGTTCAAGGCCCTCGCCGCCAGCCTCGAGGACCGCTACGACGACGCCCAGATCCGTCGGATCGTGCGCGCCGTGGGCGGATGCGGCTTCAACCTGAACCTGTTCCCCAACGCGGGCTGTTCGCTGTCCTTCTTCCGCATCCTGCGCCCCGTCTCGGTCGCGGAAACCGAAATCCGTCACATCGCCCTCGGCATGGACGGTGGCCCGGCCGAGGCCAACCAGATGCGCCTGCGCCTGCATGAACATTTCCAGGGCCCGATGGGCTTCGGCTCGCCCGATGATGCCGAGGTCTGGGAACGGGTCCAACGCGGCTCGGCCGGGGGCGTCGACATGGACGTCATGGTGCACCGGGGCCTCGGCCTTGAGGAAGACAGCCCCAATGGCCTGCCCAAGGGCGACATAAGTGCGGAAACCGGCATGCGAGCGGCCTATGCCAAGTGGCAGGAGATGATGGCGTGA